In Paucidesulfovibrio gracilis DSM 16080, the genomic stretch CCTTTGCCTCGCGCACCACGCCGTCGGGCAGGCCCACCAGGGTGAAGGCGGGCAGGCCGGAGCGGGTCAGGTCCGTTTCCAGAGTCACTTCAAAGGCGTCGATACCGAGCAGCGCAGCGCAGGAGACTTTGGCTATCATGAGAATCTCTATCGTTTTGTGGTGTTTGCGGTACGATATAGGGGTTGAGCAAACTGCACAAGGGCAACCGCGGAAGCTGATGGGGATTTCCGCCCGGAACCCACCGAGATTCTGTCCGCCATGCTGCTCCGCGTCCGCAAATTTCTCCAAAAAACAGGCAACACTTCCTCTCCATTGATTTTTTGATTGGTATATGCCAATCATACAATGAGGAGAAAAACAAGCAATGTCGCTCATCGGGCTTGATGTACGCACCCTTGCCTTCATAACCGTTCTGTCTTCGTTTTGTTTCGGAGCCGGGCTTATTCTTTTTGGAATGTCCCATAGATCATTTCAAAGCCTGAAGGTTGTTGGTCTCGGATTCGTGGCAATGGGGTTCGGCTTTCTGCTGATCGGATTCCGGGGGGCGATTTCTGACGCTCTGTCGATCGTTGCGGCAAATTCCCTCCTGCTAGCGGGATTTGCCACGGTAAACGAAGGTATCCAACGATTCCGATCTCTTCCAATAAAGGACCGGGGACTCGCCACGGTGGTGGTGGCTCTCGGCAGCATTGCTTTTTTCATATACACCTACCTCTCCCCTTCGATCACGGCACGCGTTTTCGGAATCAGCTGTTGTCTGGCGCTTCTCTCGGGATTGTGCATCAAGAGCATGCTCCGGAAAAACAGCCGGCGAACGCAGTTGCCGCAACAACTCATCGCAGGCGTGTTCTTTCTTTTTGTAGCGTTTGCGCTGCTGCGGGGATGGTGGGTTCTCGACGAGACAACCATGCGGAATTTCATGTCCGCAGGAGTCATTCACGCTCTGGCCTTTCTCATAACGATCCTGCTCCAGATCCTTGTTTCCTTTGGCCTGGTCTGGATGGCCAACGAACACCTGATCCAGGAACTCAAACTGCATGAACGCATCATCTCCAGCACCCCGGACGCCATCACGCTGGTGGATGGAAAAGGCCGGTACCGCATGGTCAACGCGGCCATGCAGAAGATGTTCGGCATGTCGGAACGGGAAATGTTCGGAAAACGCTCCGTGGAACTGCTGGGAAAGGAATTTTATGACTCCGTGACCTGGCCAAATCTGCAAAAGGTTTTCAAAGGTCAGATCGGCAAAACAGCCACCTGGACCAACCTCCCCAATGGAGAAAGACGGTATGTGGACATAACCTATCATCCCGTTTCCGACGAAACAGGTAAAATCCGCTTTGCCGCCATTAATGTGAAGGATTTGACCGAACTGTATTTGGCCCAAAAGGACAGGGAGCGGATTTACGAACTTTCGCTCGATTTGCTGTGCGTCGCCGGAATGGACGGATATCTCAAGGAAATCAACCCGGCCTGGACCAAGGTGCTCGGCTGGAGTGAGCAGGAATTGCTGCACACGAAGTGGCTGGATTTTGTGCATCCCGATGACGTGCAGGAAACCCTGGCCGCGGCAAGCCTGCTCGACCAAGGCAAAAAACTGGTGGATTTCGTGAACCGTTATCGCACCAAGCAAGGAACCTACAAATATTTTTCCTGGATGTCCTACCCGGACAACGCGGCCGGGCGCATCTACGCGGTGGTGCGGGACGTGTCCGACAGAGTCAAAATGGAGGAAAAACTCCGGGAAATGGCGTCAACGGATCCGCTTACCGGCGCAGACAACAGAAGAAGCTTCATGCAACGGCTTGAAGAGGAAACCGCACGGAGCGGGCGATATCAGACGCCCCTC encodes the following:
- a CDS encoding sensor domain-containing diguanylate cyclase, producing the protein MRNFMSAGVIHALAFLITILLQILVSFGLVWMANEHLIQELKLHERIISSTPDAITLVDGKGRYRMVNAAMQKMFGMSEREMFGKRSVELLGKEFYDSVTWPNLQKVFKGQIGKTATWTNLPNGERRYVDITYHPVSDETGKIRFAAINVKDLTELYLAQKDRERIYELSLDLLCVAGMDGYLKEINPAWTKVLGWSEQELLHTKWLDFVHPDDVQETLAAASLLDQGKKLVDFVNRYRTKQGTYKYFSWMSYPDNAAGRIYAVVRDVSDRVKMEEKLREMASTDPLTGADNRRSFMQRLEEETARSGRYQTPLCLLMLDIDRFKSINDTHGHTVGDAVLQLCVEVCKNSLRSSDIFGRFGGEEFSAVLPHTALNTGTETAERLRQNLERCILEKDNGKVQFTVSIGVAGLRSGETVQSLLKRADDALYRAKKAGRNKVETDQDQ